The window CAAAAATTTTTAGTGATCTAAATATATCGTATAGTGATTTAAGCTTCTTTAAAAATTTAGATGCTTATGGAATACGTTTAGATGTTGGATACACAGGAAATGAAGAATCACTTATGACTTTTAATGAGTATGACTTGAAAATTGAGATCAATATGAGTAACGACACAAAATATGTTGATACTATAATGGATTATAAGCCTAATAGAGACAATCTTTTAGGGTGTCATAACTTCTATCCACATGGATATACAGGACTAACTAGAAAACACTTTAGAAAGTGTAATAAAAACTTTATGAAGTATGGTTTAGTGACATCAGCTTTTGTGAACTCACAGAATGCTACTTTTGGACCATGGCCAGTGGATGAGGGGTTATGTACATTAGAGGAGCATAGATATCTACCTGTAGATGTAGCAGCAAAAGATCTATTTAAAGAGGGAATTGATACAGTTATCATATCAAACTGCTATGCTAGTGAAGAGGAGCTTAAAAAATTAGGGGAACTGAAAAAGACTATGTTAGATCTATCAGTTACTTTAGTAGACAATATACCTGAAGTGGAAAAAAATATCGTATTAAACTTCTTACATTTCAATAGAGGAGATGTAAATGAGAATTTAATAAGATCAACTCAATCTAGAGTAAAGTATAAGGGTCATAATTTTGAGGTATTTAATCCTGTAGATATAAAAAGAGGGGACATTATAATAGAGAGCTCTTTATATGGACATTATGCAGGAGAGCTTCAAATAGCTAAAACAGATATGAAAAATACTGGAAAAACAAATGTAGTAGGTAGAATAAAAGAGGATGAGATCTATCTATTAGATGATATAAAACCTTGGGAGAAATTTATATTAAAAGAGGTAAAATAATGGAGTATATTTTAGGTGTTGATGGTGGGGGAACAAAAACAACAGCTACTTTATACAACGACAAGATGGAGGTTCTAGGACACTTTTTAGGTGGTCCTATGAACCTCCAAGTTGTTAGTGGAGATAAAGTAAAAGAGGTTTTTGAAAATATGTTAAGCCACTTTAATTTAGAAGCAAAGAGTGTAAAAATAGGAGTAGGAGCAGCAGGAGCAGGAAGACCTGAAGATGTAGAGAA of the Cetobacterium sp. NK01 genome contains:
- a CDS encoding DUF871 domain-containing protein, coding for MRELGISIYPGHSDVEKDKEYIKLASKYGFTRIFTCLLSIEGDKEKIVQNFKETIAYANSLGFKVIADVSPKIFSDLNISYSDLSFFKNLDAYGIRLDVGYTGNEESLMTFNEYDLKIEINMSNDTKYVDTIMDYKPNRDNLLGCHNFYPHGYTGLTRKHFRKCNKNFMKYGLVTSAFVNSQNATFGPWPVDEGLCTLEEHRYLPVDVAAKDLFKEGIDTVIISNCYASEEELKKLGELKKTMLDLSVTLVDNIPEVEKNIVLNFLHFNRGDVNENLIRSTQSRVKYKGHNFEVFNPVDIKRGDIIIESSLYGHYAGELQIAKTDMKNTGKTNVVGRIKEDEIYLLDDIKPWEKFILKEVK